The following proteins come from a genomic window of Daphnia carinata strain CSIRO-1 chromosome 6, CSIRO_AGI_Dcar_HiC_V3, whole genome shotgun sequence:
- the LOC130699654 gene encoding uncharacterized protein LOC130699654, whose amino-acid sequence MSDRTSGEIYEESHLIQFDEEQNEHPVVIICGVAGTGKSTLLSHYYSEIKKKKPDCWVIKLNLVEHSDAILKLDRSRPDLIGFLINHLHVVENKSQFSRSLLNHRFETGDQIVFMFDGYDEIGEECQKIVIQLMKFIQEKKGIQLYITTRPHLAHDLQYELCQLAYCLENFNREDQINCLIKYWKKELPDEGQDRAIKIFAESLVDRVSQTLKDEERAFIGIPLQCKILAECYQQNVGDIVESTAVNDVTFRCDELVSQKLLALLDDQKFDLVSLYSKLMDTKRDVFRKEKTNTSNSNQIVANAIDNWIMKIESHLTKLAIETIMPGPNILEMFTPTTSLYKSSDDVTLEEKTVAIDSLNFGLTFSNGDGMQPQFLHRTFAEYLVAKYLYEGFHLDDKRHNKLLENESIRKLFLNKILALKQYDGVQVFFDSMVKTLVDEDQEWRYKINHRQLPDQLTKLTENLFTQFLRNFPPIWAFDGMMTIQPYFANALRFSLSNGKGNIFLLLCDCLDATFVRQQIHWAMDTSFIRQYRYFSATFFKENKLFKRFINYFDIDPHDSSTYGVIEKLIKGMFPDHPAGIIESNSFWERDGHQQTMNDLLQFLENQHIAFDEYFHPNRELSIKPILVFLICHGNNRSHLERFLKLLSKSKAYSDDMNFANLLMKVFRCKEQMMAGQIAETLHILQEIGRSTLLVQLYGGVLSREPEAFQNIYQPFPLEHEDAILLGWDDYGMTLLHGAAFYGNVEIVEQILASFPQPELDDGVKEAVRKVVLDNFTPFYFAAAKNHEEICSKLLVFVKDFFPDALTNESTELNGFIQRSVDHAMESENAEMFQLVLNVVKKELGHDYLLHLLTHFTFPSTSIFDGCRSDKLFNAMVKIIVDRNGVVDYKCLNNLIFNTKRIARDALRHMDSENLQGLLSVEGAGPFTKRLLTSDTYLLSFNFQLLSSFLLKNFNETQLLDFVKMITLKGDTTMVKSSWPITVSTVLHSDPTYRDENIQHLLPDYSPNDLVFTLNDEKTTTVHDEGVVPRNSFWGGFLRSAITSLTNNFITREDVQCVFEFLTCVSDKLGGDCAKQLFLHQDDYGYVFLHLSQEIVKLMMKRLPEKSQEEIKQKWKEHAPPMTHDSFFNHNSTSRLPSSAIAKHYSDVLRFYLDYGSEEQRSRCDDILTSVRSIKGQERSVWSYIFEHCEVTTTNEILKSMSQIFGWEAVKKWLFHEVDGFPLLLKAVSWGDDIEGRLDMLPQEIRNDIQQVIERRAAEFIDQVFRHHETYCGELGGPIYKRLNTLIFLIKYSNAQQLEEFVKNITTLQVPTRMEKTLSLWAEMLAHPCDEAKTNNFTKMNTFLKCISEKLDTNAVKELVLHKIDDNPVIYYPAVRGEEQMVDAMLAHLDTKNRKKIQLQVNEFLNKTFEVPSDGTVP is encoded by the coding sequence atgaGCGACCGAACTTCAGGCGAAATTTATGAAGAGAGCCATTTGATTCAGTTTGACGAGGAGCAGAATGAGCATCCGGTTGTCATCATCTGTGGCGTGGCTGGAACAGGCAAATCGACTCTACTCTCCCACTACTACagtgaaataaagaagaagaagcctgaTTGTTGGGTTATCAAATTGAATCTAGTTGAACATTCTGACGCCATATTGAAACTCGATAGAAGCAGACCTGATTTGATTGGATTCCTCATCAATCATCTGCATGTCGTCGAAAATAAAAGCCAGTTTTCTCGCTCTTTGCTGAATCACCGGTTCGAGACGGGCGATCAGattgttttcatgtttgatGGCTACGATGAAATCGGTGAAGAATGCCAAAAAATTGTGATTCAGCTAATGAAGTTCATTCAAGAGAAGAAGGGCATTCAATTGTACATCACTACCCGCCCCCACTTGGCCCACGACCTGCAGTACGAATTGTGTCAGTTGGCTTATTGTCTGGAAAATTTCAACAGAGAGGACCAGATCAATTGTCTGATCAAGTATTGGAAGAAAGAATTGCCAGATGAAGGGCAAGATAGAGCCATCAAGATATTTGCCGAATCGCTAGTTGATCGGGTGTcgcaaactctgaaagacgaagaaagagcTTTCATCGGAATCCCTTTGCAATGCAAAATTCTTGCCGAGTGCTACCAACAAAATGTTGGCGACATTGTGGAAAGCACAGCTGTAAATGACGTAACATTCCGATGTGACGAATTGGTATCCCAAAAACTGTTGGCTTTACTTGACGATCAGAAATTCGACTTAGTTAGTCTGTACAGCAAATTGATGGATACAAAACGCGACGtgtttcgaaaagaaaaaaccaacacTTCCAACTCCAATCAGATAGTGGCTAATGCTATTGATAATTGGATTATGAAAATCGAGTCTCATTTAACGAAATTGGCAATCGAAACTATCATGCCTGGACCAAATATCCTTGAAATGTTTACACCAACAACATCTTTGTACAAATCCAGCGATGATGTGACACTAGAAGAAAAGACTGTTGCCATCGACAGTCTGAATTTTGGGTTAACTTTTTCTAATGGAGATGGAATGCAGCCTCAATTTTTGCATCGGACGTTTGCCGAGTATTTAGTCGCCAAATATCTGTACGAAGGATTTCATCTGGATGACAAACGTCACAACAAACTGCtggaaaatgaatccattcgaaaATTGTTTCTGAACAAAATCTTGGCCTTGAAGCAATACGACGGAGTTCAAGTGTTTTTCGATTCCATGGTGAAGACCTTGGTCGATGAGGATCAAGAATGGCGTTATAAAATTAATCATCGTCAATTACCGGATCAACTCACAAAATTAACTGAAAATCTGTTTACTCAGTTTCTTCGCAATTTTCCGCCCATTTGGGCATTCGACGGGATGATGACTATCCAACCTTACTTTGCGAACGCCCTCcgtttttcactttcaaatgGGAAAGGGAACATATTCCTATTGTTGTGTGACTGCCTCGATGCCACATTCGTAAGACAACAAATCCACTGGGCAATGGATACCTCTTTCATACGGCAATACCGTTACTTTTCGGCCAcctttttcaaagaaaacaagctcTTTAAACGATTCATCAATTATTTCGACATCGATCCACACGACTCCTCTACGTACGGAGTTATAGAAAAACTTATAAAAGGCATGTTTCCTGACCATCCTGCTGGTATCATCGAAAGCAATTCTTTCTGGGAACGAGACGGGCACCAGCAAACGATGAATGACTTACTTcagtttttggaaaaccagcACATCGCTTTCGACGAGTATTTCCATCCCAATAGGGAACTCAGCATCAAACCAATTTTGGTATTTCTAATTTGCCACGGCAACAATCGTAGTCATCTGGAAAGATTTCTGAAGCTTTTGTCCAAATCGAAAGCTTATTCGGACGATATGAACTTCGCCAACTTgttaatgaaagttttccgGTGTAAAGAACAAATGATGGCTGGGCAAATTGCTGAAACTCTGCATATTTTACAGGAAATAGGGCGGTCTACTCTTCTCGTTCAACTTTACGGCGGAGTTTTATCAAGAGAGCCGGAAGCATTTCAGAATATTTACCAACCGTTTCCATTAGAGCACGAGGACGCCATCCTGTTGGGATGGGATGACTATGGCATGACTCTTCTTCACGGAGCAGCCTTCTACGGAAACGTCGAAATAGTCGAGCAAATATTAGCAAGCTTTCCCCAGCCGGAACTTGACGATGGAGTTAAAGAAGCAGTGCGGAAGGTGGTGCTTGACAATTTCACTCCGTTTTACTTTGCCGCTGCGAAAAATCACGAAGAAATATGTTCCAAACTGTTGGTCTTTGTGAAAGACTTTTTTCCCGACGCACTGACCAACGAATCAACTGAGTTAAACGGATTCATTCAACGGTCAGTTGATCACGCCATGGAATCGGAAAATGctgaaatgtttcaattgGTATTGAACGTCGTCAAGAAAGAACTAGGACATGACTATCTACTTCACCTGTTAACACACTTCACATTTCCATCGACTTCTATTTTCGATGGCTGCAGATCGGACAAATTATTCAACGCCATGGTGAAGATCATCGTCGATCGAAATGGTGTTGTAGACTACAAATGTCTGAATAACTTGATTTTCAACACAAAACGAATAGCAAGGGATGCTTTACGACACATGGATTCTGAAAATCTGCAGGGGTTGTTATCGGTAGAAGGCGCTGGTCCCTTCACCAAGCGTTTGCTTACGAGTGACACGTATCTGTTATccttcaattttcaattgttgtcaagttttcttttaaagaattttaacGAAACACAACTCTTGGATTTCGTGAAAATGATTACTCTTAAAGGTGATACCACAATGGTAAAAAGCAGCTGGCCCATTACGGTCTCTACGGTTCTTCACAGTGATCCAACGTATCGCGACGAGAACATCCAACACCTTCTGCCCGATTACTCCCCTAACGATTTAGTTTTCACGCTTAATGATGAAAAAACCACAACCGTTCACGACGAAGGAGTTGTGCCGAGGAACAGCTTTTGGGGAGGCTTCCTACGATCGGCAATCACGTCGTTAACTAATAATTTTATAACTCGAGAAGACGTTCAATGCGTTTTCGAGTTTCTAACTTGCGTATCGGACAAACTCGGAGGTGATTGCGCTAAACAACTTTTTCTCCACCAAGACGATTATGGCTACGTTTTTCTTCATCTGTCGCAAGAAATCGTTAAACTCATGATGAAACGTTTACCAGAAAAAAGCCAAGAGGAAATTAAACAAAAGTGGAAGGAACATGCTCCGCCAATGACACACGATTCGTTCTTCAACCACAACTCTACGAGTCGGTTACCTAGTTCCGCAATCGCCAAACATTACAGTGACGTCTTACGATTTTACTTGGATTATGGCAGCGAGGAGCAACGCAGCAGATGCGACGATATTCTCACATCGGTTCGTTCTATTAAAGGGCAAGAACGCAGTGTATGGAGTTACATCTTTGAACATTGTGAGGTTACGACGACGAACGAAATATTGAAATCGATGTCGCAAATTTTCGGTTGGGAGGCCGTGAAAAAGTGGCTGTTTCACGAAGTGGATGGATTTCCTCTTTTATTAAAAGCTGTGTCGTGGGGAGATGACATTGAAGGACGGTTGGACATGTTGCCACAAGAAATACGAAATGACATTCAACAAGTTATTGAACGAAGAGCTGCCGAGTTTATTGATCAAGTGTTTCGACATCACGAAACTTATTGTGGAGAACTGGGAGGTCCAATTTACAAACGATTAAACACCttgatatttttaatcaaatacaGTAATGCCCAGCAACTTGaagaattcgtcaaaaacatcACTACGCTGCAGGTTCCAACGAGAATGGAGAAGACGCTTAGCCTATGGGCTGAGATGTTAGCTCACCCATGTGACGAAGCCAAAACGAACAACTTTACGAAAatgaatacatttttaaaatgcatttcGGAGAAATTGGACACAAATGCCGTGAAAGAATTGGTGCTCCACAAAATCGATGACAATCCCGTCATATATTATCCTGCGGTAAGAGGGGAGGAGCAGATGGTTGATGCCATGCTCGCCCATTTGGataccaaaaatcgcaaaaagaTTCAACTTCAAGTCAATGAGTTTTTGAACAAAACTTTCGAGGTCCCCTCCGATGGAACTGTGCCATAA
- the LOC130699696 gene encoding putative ankyrin repeat protein RF_0381, which produces MLAEKEAELRQLCTADFSSALVGKIYDLILLRIDVNAKGEDERNALHCLCEYNASSNLIDAMKLLIEAGIDVNAKGEEERNALHFLCEYNASSNLIDAMKLLIDAGIDVNAKEKAGWNALHFLSENNASLNLIGAIELLIQSGIDVKATDRDGWNALHFLCRFHSSSELITAIEILIAQGINVNANDDKGWNTLHFLCRHSSNSNLTDAVKLLIQHGINVNTETNSGSNALHYLCRNNSSSNLINVIRILIQKGIRVKCNGHDARSMLRGRHGISNVDGIIKFLDVASRGQG; this is translated from the exons ATG ctTGCTGAAAAAGAAGCAGAATTGCGCCAATTATGTACTGCTGATTTTTCGTCAGCTTTAGTAGGAAAAATCTATGACTTAATTCTTCTTCGAATCGACGTGAATGCAAAGGgagaagacgaaagaaatgCGCTGCATTGTTTGTGTGAATACAATGCAAGTTCCAATTTAATCGACGCAATGAAACTGTTGATTGAAgccggaatcgacgtaaacgcaaaaggagaagaagaaagaaatgcgttGCATTTTTTGTGCGAATACAATGCAAGTTCCAACTTAATCGACGCAATGAAACTGTTAATCGATGCCGGCATCGACGTAAACGCGAAGGAAAAAGCCGGATGGAACGCGCTCCATTTTTTAAGTGAAAACAATGCAAGTTTAAACTTGATCGGAGCAATCGAACTTTTAatccaatccggaatcgacgtgaaggCAACGGACAgggatggatggaatgcgcttcattttCTGTGTCGTTTTCATTCAAGCTCAGAATTGATCACAGCAATTGAAATCTTAATCGCACAAGGGATCAATGTAAACGCAAACGACGATAAAGGGTGGAATACGCTCCATTTCTTATGTCGACACAGTTCAAACTCAAACTTAACCGACGCAGTTAAACTCTTAATTCAACATGGGATCAATGTGAACACGGAGACCAACAgtggatcgaatgcgctccattatctTTGCCGAAATAATTCAAGCTCGAACTTAATCAACGTCATTAGAATCCTAATCCAAAAGGGAATACGCGTCAAATGCAATGGCCACGATGCACGATCTATGTTACGCGGACGTCATGGAATATCCAACGTGGATGGAATCATAAAATTCCTGGACGTAGCATCTCGTGGCCAAGGTTAA